The genome window TTTCGCGTGCCAGTCGCCAATTCTCGAGATCGTGAATGGCTACTTCGGGATGTTCACCCAACTGCGTAAGTATGCGGTGTTCAGGAACGCATTCTCCAACCATTCGGAGAACGGGAAGTGGCACCGTGACGGCGCCTGCGACGCGATGGTCATGCGTGTTTTTGTCTACTTCGAAGACGTCAACGAACGCAATGGCGCCATGCGCTACGCTCGCGGCACTCATCATAGAAGTCTTCGCGGCAGTCGCGAAACTATCGACAGCGCCCAATTGGAGGCCATGTCCGTTTCATGCGGCGGACCCTGCGGCACACTTGTCTTTGCCGATACGCGCGGCTACCACCGTGCAGAGAAGTTCACCGAGGGTGGGCGCTGGCTCTACTACGGCATGTTCACGTCGCCCGGGTTCGGCGCGGACTACTTCCGGCGTCAGGAACATCGCCAGGCGCAGCACGGTGATCCCGTCTCCTGGGCGTTATCCAGCCCGCAGACGCTCGCCGACAACTTCCGGTCTGTCCCATGAGCGCGAACGATCAACCATCGGCAGATCGGCTGGAGCCTTCGCCAGGTTCGGAACACACCTGGCAGGCGCGGCTTACCTGGGGACAGCGGCAAATGTACCGCGCGATGCAGCTCGATCCTCAAGCCGAGCACTTCCACATGACTGACATGCTGCTGTTGCGCGGGCAGATCGACCTGGAACGCCTGTCGCTCAGCCTGGCGCAAACCTTCGCTGCGCATCCGGCGTTGCATATCCGGCTGGTGCCGTCTACCGACAGCGCGGAAGGTGTCGTGCAGCGCTTCGACGGCCTTATGCCGGTCGACTGCCTTGTGCATGACTGGTCCGGGCTGCCATCCATCGAGATCGAAGCCCGGCTGGCCGAGATACGTACACGTTTTGGCCGAGCACCGTTCGATCTCGCGGCAGGACCACTGTTTCGCGTTACGCTGGTGCGCACCCGCACTGACGAAGCCTACCTGTTGATGACGTTGCATCATCTATTGGCCGATGACTGGTCCATGGGGCTGCTACAGCAGGACTTGGCAGCGCGCTACACCGGCGTTTCGATCACGGCTGAAGCGCCAGCACCGTACTTCGAGTTCGCGCGCCACCAGGAGGCTTGGCTACAGTCGCGCGAGGGTGCCAAAGCGGTCGCTTACTGGACGGCGCTTCTCCAGGCCCTGCCGGTTCGCTTTCCCATCCCGGCCGATCGGCCGCGCCCGACAACGCCCCTATTGGGGCGTGCCACTGTGAGTGGCAGGTTGGCGGGGGAGGTCTCGCAGTCGTTGAGGAAGGTGGGGCGCGATGCGCGTGGCACCCTGTTTCCCGTGATGTTGGCGGCCTACAACGTGCTGCTGTGGCGGCTTTCACTGTGCTCGCAAGTGCCGGTTGCGACCCTGGTGGCCAATCGTGAAGATGGCACGTTCGACCGAACGGTGGGGCTGTTCTTCAATACGATTGTCCTGGTGTCCGATGTCCGGTCCGAGCAGCCGTTCTGCGATTTTGTCGCACAGGTGATGGCCACGACACTCGATGGCATGCAGCGCCAGGCGGTTCCGTTCCAGTATCTGGTCGATCGCCTCTGTCCGATGAGGGATCCGGCGCGCGTACCCTTCACCCAGGCGATGTTCTCGTTCATGGCGGGAGCGGGCCGGCGTTTGCGCATCGCAGATGCTGAGCTTGAGCAGTTCGGTGGCATCGACACTGGATCGGCCTACGACCTCAAGGTCACGGCCTACGAAAAAGACGACGGCGTGGAGATTTTGTTCGAGTACGATGCGGACCTCTTCAATGCCACTACTGTGCGGGCTTGGCACAGCACCTATCTGAACATCCTGGCGGACGCTGCGGCGCAACCCCGCGCGCCAGTGCAAACGCTGGGGTTCACTCAGACCGATCACAAGGGCAGCGTCCTGGTTGTACAGGACACATGGGGAGCCCCAGTGCCGCCCGGCTTCGCGGGTGAGCTGTGCCGCCACCAAAGTGGGGAAGTCGTGCGTACGGGAATCCTGGCGCGACGGACCGCGGAGGGCCGCATTCAGCCTTACGAGGTGAGGCCTGCGTTTTTCGAGGTGGAGGGTAGGCGGGTTGAAGTCTCTGCAATCGAACACTGCGCGCAAGCCGTCACCGGCGTTCGTCAGGCACTGCTGACTTTCGATGAGACCCGCGGCCTTGCCATCCACCTGGTCGTCGAGGCCGGGGTATTCCGCCTTACGGCGTTGCGCCGGCATCTTTTCGCATCGCTGCCGGCATTCTGTGTACCGAGCCTCTTTCGCATTATTCCATGGGTGTCAGAGTCGATCGGCGGTATCCCGGACCTCGACGAGCTGTGGCAGACCGGTCGAGAGGCCGAGACCTTCTCGAGCAGCCAAGAGCCGCGTGACCCGCACGAGACCCAGGTGCTGGACATCTGGTCGCAGGCCTTGGGCATTTCCTCCCTTGGTCCGGACGATGACTTCTTGGGCTCGGGTGGCAATTCGCTGACGGCGGCATTGATCGTCGCGCAGACCAACGGCCACTTCGGCTGCTCGATCACGCTTCGCCAACTATTCGATACCCGCACTGCAGCCCGCTTTGCCGTCTTGACGTACCCGAACCAGGCCAGCGCCAAAGTACGGCCTTGGTATGAACAAACACAGGTACGCAGTGCCCACTCGGCTCAGATCGAGGCGGACGGCAGCGTGTCTTATCCGGTGTCCGAGGCGCAGGCGCGCATGTGGATACTGGACCGGCTAATCGGCCCGTCCGACCGTTATGTCCTGAAAAATGTCTATCGCGTCGATGGACCGCTCGACGCCGAGGCGCTCGGCACGGCGTTCGCGGCGTTGGTCCGTCGACATGAGCAATTGCGCGCCGTCTTTCTGGAGACCGATGGGCTGGTGCGCCAGTGCATCCTGCCAGTTGAGCGTGTGGCGCTCAACGAAACATTCTGGGATTCGCTGCCTGGCTCAGAGTCGTCTCCCCCCGCATCGATCGCGCAGGCGGTCGATGCGCTTTTCGACCTGCGCACGGGGCCGTTGGCCCGTGCGCTGCTGGTGCGGACCCGTGACCCCGCCGTCCATTTCCTGTACCTGACGCTTCACCACATTGTGGCGGACGGTTGGTCATTGGGGGTGCTCTTTGACGATTGGTTGCGCCTCTATAGCGGTGACCGGGCCTTGCCCGCGCTGCCGGGGCAGTACCGCGACTACTGCTGCTGGAAAGCCTCGCATGCTGTGAAGGCAACTGTCGGGGCCGACCTGAGCTACTGGCGCGAGCGACTGGCGGGCGCGAGCGCTACGTTGTCGCTACCGGCGCGAGTCCGGGGAACGGACGTTTCGCAGCGGGGAGGGCGCCATGGGTTTCGGCTGTCTGCGCCGCTGTACAAGCAGTTGAGTTCCCTCGCTGGGGCAGAGAACGCAACCGTCTACGCCGTGTTGCTGGCCGCCTTTGCAACAGTGCTGTCGCGGCATACGGGGCAGAGCGACCTGAGCATTGGCGTACCCATCGCGAACCGCAACGAAGTGGGCACTGACCGGATAGTGGGGCTGTTTGTCAATACGGTCGTGATGCGCTTGCGTATTGATGCGTCCGCTTCGCTACGCGATTTGCTGTTGGTCGCGCGCGACACGGTGCATGAGGCCCTTGCGCATGGGGCGGCGCCGTTCGAGGCGGTTGTCCAGGCGCTGCAACCGCAACGGCATATGGATGCTTCGCCGTTGTTCGAAACCATGTTTACGTTCCAGAATCTGCCACCGGTGCCCTCCGTGCCGGGCGAACTTTCCTTACGGGGGGTACGACAGCCAGCCGCGCAGGCGAAGTTCAAGCTGGGTTGCACACTGACGCTGGTGGAGGGGATGGCCTATGGCGAGCTGGAGTTTCGCGAAGACTTGCTCGATTCGGCACTGATAGAGCGCTTCGCCGCCGATTATGTCTCGGTTCTGACGCAATGGGCGCAGCGGCCGGATTCAACCTGTGGGGCATTGCGCGTGAGTATTGCGCGACCAAGGCCGATTGCCGCGGCAAGCGCGCCCAGCCTGGTTGGCATGGGGGCCCTCTGGGAAATAGTCCATAGACAAGCGCAGCGCACGCCGGATCGGGCTGCACTTCGCGACCGGCTGACCGTGCTGTCTTACACACAGCTCGATACGCAGTCCGCACGTATCGCCGCTGCGTTGCGCGCCCTGGGCCTGGGGCACCACGCTCGGGTCGGCCTGTGCATGCCTCGTTCGCCGCAGGCCATCGTATGCCTGCTGGGCATTTTGCGTGCAGGTGCGGCCTATTGTCCAATGGACGCCGATGGGGACATTGAGGTTTGGCGCGAACAAGCCCACGGTGCCCGGCTCGATGCGCTGGTGATGCGGTCCGACGACCCAGTGCAAGTGAACGGCCTGCGAATATTATCTTTCGAGCATCTGGTGGCCCTGGGCGGGGAGGAGGTACCCAGCGCCGCTCTCCATCCCCAGGCGACTGCCGTGGTGTTCCGGACTTCAGGATCCACTGGACGGCCGAAGTATGTGAGCGTACCGCACGAAGGCATTCTGGCGCTCATCGCCTGGGCCTGTGACACCTATGATCCCGAGACCTACCGACACAGCACGTTGGCAACCTCGTTGGGCTTCGATGTGTCGTTGTTCGAGATGTTTGTCCCTTGGGCCCTGGGTGGTTGCGGTGTGCTCATGGACCATTTGCTCGTACCGTACGGGGGCGAACCACCGCTCAGCTGCGTCAGTGGCACACCGTCCCAGGTACGGGCCTTGCTCGAGCAGCGGTGCTTCCCTGTTGGGGCGGTCACGTTGAATGTGGCGGGTGAGGCGCTGCCACCTGATCTGGTGCAGCGAATCTTTGAGCAAACGCAGGTGCACCGGATCGTCAACCTGTACGGGCCGACGGAATGCTCGATTTATGCGAGCTGCGAAGACATCCGGCGCAATGGCGGCCCTATCGAAACAGTGCGTATCGGTCATCCGCCGCCTCACGTTTCGATGTACGTGATCGACACCATGGGGTGTGAAGCCCCCGAGGGCGTCGCCGGCGAAATCTGCATTGGCGGCCGAGGCCTGGCACACGGTTATACCGGGCAGGCCGCATTGACGGCCGAACACTTCCTACCCGACCCTTTCTCTGGCGTACCCGGCGCGCGCATGTATCGAACGCGGGACATCGGACGAGTCGATTCCGAAGGGGCAGTGTCCTACCTTGGGCGTGCGGACGGGGTGCAGAAGCTGCGTGGGATCTGGGTGAATTTCCATGAGCTTGCAGCCGATATCCGCGCGTGTCCCGGTGTAGGCGATGCCGTGGTGTTACCGATCCCGGCACAGGAAGGCGAGGGCGAGACCGGCGTAGTCGCATTCTGTGTGCCTGAGGACGGGGCACACTTTGATGAGGCAAGCCTGCGCCGCTTGTTTCGCCAGCATGTGGGGCGTACACGGCCCTTGGCCTATGGCAGGATCATCAACCGTTTTGTCAGGCTCGATGTGCTGCCGCTTACGCCAAACGGAAAAGTCGATCTGCAATCGCTCGCGTCGCTGGTTCCTGGCAGGCCGGTGCGCTCGAGCGGGGCAGTGGTGCAGACCGACCTACTGTGGCATGCGCTGCGCGACGCCTGGAGCAGGGCGCTGAACGTCGAGGATCTGGACGAGAGCGACGACTTCTTCGTCCAGGGCGGCCATTCGCTGCTGGCCCTGCGCATGCTGGGGGACATCGAGGCCTCCACGGGGCTTGCGCTGCCATTTGCTTCGATCTTCGAATTTCCGGTATTCGCCGAGTTTGTCGAAGAAGCCGCCAGGGTTGCACGCATGCAGGCTCGACCTGATGCGGCGGCAGGGCCAATCCAGCGGGTGAGGAGGGGAGACGGCAGTCACTTGCCGGTTTCCGCGGCGCAGCGGCGGCTGTGGTTCCTCGACCAGTTCGAGCAGGGGACACACCACAATGTACCCATCATGCTGCATCTGCATGGGGCGACGGATGCCGATCGATTGATACAGGCTGTGCGGGCGTGTTTGCACTGCCATGAGGTATTTCGCACTTCGTTCCATTTCGTCGATGGCGACATTGTGGCGAGCATCGCTGACGCCACCGCCATAGAACCGTTGCTGGATGACTGGTCCATGCTGACGCCCCAGGTGCGTCGGGACCGCGAGTCAGCTTGGCGTCAAGACCAGGCGACTCATCGCTTCGATCTGTCACGTCCAGGCCTCGGGCGGGTTCAACTGGCTCGCCTGGGGCACGATGAGTGGTTGCTGGCGATGGTATTCCATCACATCGTCACCGACGGTGCGTCCATCGCGCTGTTGACGCGTGAAATTGGCCAGCGCTACGGGTGCCCGGACAGGGTACCGGCGCCGCAACTGCAATACGTGGACTATGCCGCCTGGGACCGCCGAAATGCCAACAACCCAGCTCATCAGGAACACTTGGCCTACTGGACGACGCAATTGAGTGATGCGCCCGCTTTCCTGTCGTTACCTGCCGACTATCCGCGGCCAGTGGTGTCCAGCCACGCCGGAGCGGCTCACGCGTTTCTCCTGCCAAGGGAAGAGCTGGAGGATGCCGGCCGGTTATTTGCACAGCTTGGCGTGTCACGCTTTACCGGACTGCTCACGCTTTTCAAGCTTGCGGTGCACCATCACACCGGCAGTCGCGACATTTGCATTGGCACGCCGGTGACAAACCGCCGCGCTTTGCCGACGCACGTGATGCAGGGGTATTTCCTCGACATGCTGGTCATCCGCACACGATTTGTGGCGACTGACACCCTTGCCGATCTCATCGCCAATGTGAGCGCGCTATGCAGCGCAGCCTTCCGTCACCAGGCCCCCGGCTTCGATGCGATCGTTGAACGGCTACAGCCTGAACGGACATCGGGCTATCACCCCATGTTCCAGTTGGCTTTCGTCTACACGGACGGTGCCGCGCCCGATAGCGAGACCCCCGACCTTCGTTGGGTCGCCTCGCAAGGGGGCAATCGTGGTGCACAGTTCGACCTGACCTGCCATTGCAACGAAACGCTGGAAGGGCTGTGGGTGACGTTGGACTACAAGACCGAGTTGTATGCGCCGCAGACCATCGTTCGTTTTGGCGACTATTTGCGCCGTTGCCTGGCGTTACTCCGACACCAGGTGCAGGAACCCATTGCGTCCTTTCCTATTGCACACGCGCCAGAGTCCGTGGGGCGCATCGCCGTGGGCCCGCAGGTGGTTGACAAGCGCCTGGCGGATGGTTTCGAGCGTCAGGCATCGCTCAACCCTGATGCCATTGCGGTCAAGACCACGGCAGGAGATTTCAGCTACGCGACGCTCGAGACACAGGCGAATCGGTTGGCGGCCCGCTTGTTGCGAGATGGCCTGCAGCCGGGAGAACGAGTCGCCGTGTGCCTGGAGCGAAACGAGTCGTTGCTCGTTGCGTTATTGGCCATCAGCAAGGCGGGCGGTTGCTTCGTGCCGTTCGATAGCCAGACCCCATTACTTCGCCTGCAAGGGATTCTCACGCGCCACGCTATCCGCCGCCTGGTCACTACCCACGCGCTCCTTGCTCCGCTGTCAGGCGTGGCACAGCCCTTGGCGCTTTCACACCTTTATGACTTTGGAACATTCACCGTGGCCCCGGCCTGGCCCGGGGTCGGTTGCATTGTGGGTCGGCAGGACTGGGCTGGTGAAAGTGACGAGCGCGTGTCTGCCCAGCGCAGTTCCCGGTTGCCGGCCTATGTCATCTTCACCAGCGGCTCGACGGGTATGCCCAAGGGCGTCGTGATCGGACATGCAGCCGCTTGTTCGACGATCGACTGGATTAATGCACGTTTCGGTATAAAAACCGGTGACCGCCTGATGTGGTGTGCTTCCGTCGGATTCGACCTGTCGATCTATGATCTGTTCGGCACGCTTGCTGCGGGCGGCACGGTGTGTGTCGCCGACAGAGGCATGTTGGCGGATCCGGTCATTCTGGCGTCATACCTGACCCATTGGGAGATCACCATCTGGAATTCCGCGCCCGCAGCGCTGCAGTTCGCACTCTCTGGATGCGAGGTGCTTGGCGCAGCCTATCGCTGCGACTCGTTACGCCTGGTCATGCTCAGTGGCGACCGGATCCCGGTCAAGCTGCCTGCCGCCGGTAGCGTGCCATTTCCGAATGCGCACTGGCATGCACTGGGGGGCGCGACCGAGGCCGCGATCTGGTCGAATCACTACGAGATAGGCGATAGGGAGGGCGCTTTGGCGATTAGCCGCACCCCAGCGATTCCTTACGGCCGCGCGTTCGGGGCCGCGACTTACTATGTCATGAACAATGATTTCCAAGTCTGTCCAGATGGCGTGGAAGGCGAGCTGTTCATTGGCGGTGGCTGCCTGGCGGACGCTTATCTGGATGCGCCGGATCTGACCGCGGAACGTTTCTTGCCCAACCCGTTCGAGGCAGGAGCCAGGCTCTATCGCACGGGGGATCGTGCCAAGCGCGACGCGTTCGGCACCTTATGGATCCTGGGGCGATGGGACAACCAAGTGAAGGTCCGCGGCCATCGTATCGAACTCGGCGAAGTAGAGAATACGCTCCAAGGGCTGGACCAGGTGAAGTGCGCAGTGGTGCTGAAGGACGCGTTGCGCGATGCGATCTATGCATATGTCGAGTGTCATGCGCCTGGCGTCCTTGATTGTGCGGAGATACATCAGCATCTGGCCAACCGTTTGCCTTACTACATGATACCGAGCGCTATTTATCCTATCGAAGCCTGGCCGATGACAGCCAACGGCAAGCTTGATCGCGGGCAGCTCTCACGTTCCCATGAAGACGTTGAGGCCAAGCGTCATCATGCGCCGCTTCCCGCCGCCGGCACGGTCGCTCACCAGCTCGGGGCCATCTGGGAGGCGGTGCTGCAGGTCCCTGTGAATGACCCTGACCGAAGCTTTTTCGATTACGGTGGCTCGTCGCTCAAGGCCATCGAGATGTTGCACAAGGTAGCTGCGCATTTCGGCACGGCACTGCGAGTGAGGGACATTTTTCATCACCAGACCCTTTCGTTGTTCGCCACGTGCATCGAACGGCGAGGGGCAAACGTCTACGCGTTGGAGAGCAATGATGCAGTGACCCTGTGGAAGCCCGGAGACACCGCGCTGCCTGCACTTGTCCTTATCGCGCCACCCGGCGCGGACGGCGCATGCTATGCCGCGCTGATGGACGAACTGTCCCCATTGCCCTGCGCCATATACACCGTATCGTTGACGCTGTCCGTCCTGCGACGTTGGCATGAGGGGCTTGACCACACGATTGACGCCCTGTGCCTGGAGCTGGCCTGCGCCATCGCAGACGCAGGCATTACGAAGTTCGTGCCTTGTGGCTGGTCTTTTGGCGGCACGCTCGCTGCGCACATCCAGAGGCACGATGGGGAGCGGAAATTATCACCTCCGGCACTTTCATTGCTTATCGACAGTTTTGAGGCGGACGTTGTCGCCTGCGCAATAGCATCCGGAGAAAAAAGCGGGAGGTCATTTGACGGACCGATAGGCTCTGGCTTGTTGCCGGTCGATGCAGATGACGCTGCAAGGGCCGAACTGGTATCGCTATCATTCGCGGTGTTGCAGGCGGGTAATGGCAACAAGACGATCCCGGCGCAGAGCCGTATCGAGCTGATTGAAAGTATGCGCGGCGCCAGTACTCGAGCTTCGGCCAGTTGGCCTGGACAACGGCTCCTGCGTACCGATGTACTCGATGCACATCATTACGAGATGCTGCATCAACCTTGGGCGAAGGAAGTGGCCACATGGATCAAGACATGCCTGGGGCGCACCCATGAGTTCCAGTTTTTGACTATGCAGAGGGATTAATGAGCATGCAAACCGGAATTCTCATCGTGTCTCGTGAGCGAGCCTCTTGGCTGGTTTTCTGTGTGATCGCCGGGCTGGCATCTTCCTGCGCGGTCATCCTGGCGATTCGGGAAATTGCCCTCGTGCTGGCGGATGCTGGCTCGGGACCTGCCTTCTCATGGCGCATATTCCTCATCGCGCTGGCCGTGAGCATCCTGGGCGGCCTCAGCTCGCAGCTTGCGCTTGGGCACCTGGGTGTGCGGCTTGTGCACGAGCTACGGCTCCACGTTGCGCAGCGTATACTCCAGCTTCCCTATCGGGAGTATGAGCAACAGGGGTTCTCCCGCATGTACGCCATGCTCTCGGATGACGTTACCAAAGCGTCAACCGCACTTGGCACGTTGCCTATGTGTGTGGTCTGCATAGGGCTGGTGGTGTTCGGGCTCGGTTACTTGCTGTTGCTTTCACCCTGGCATTTCGCGCTGGTAGCGGTGGTTTTGTTTTTGGGCATCGTCATTGCTCGCTATGCCTCGGCCCGCACCAGTCGCGCGCTGCGGGAGGTGCGGGCGCTCGAAGATCAGATGCAGGACCTGTACCGCGCCATGATAGAGGGGGCGAAAGAGTTCCGCTTCAGCACACGGCGGCGGCGAGACTTTCTCGCCTCGGTACTTTCGCCGCTGAGTTCGCGGCTCGCGTCGCGCAAACAGGCGAGCGGGGCGTTGTGGAGCGTGACGGTGCAATGGAACAACCTGGTCTTCTTCCTGCTGCTAGCGGTGGTGGCTATCCTGCCGCGGCATATGCCGATCAGCGACGCGAGCACCATGACCACCTACGCTTTGGTGCTGCTGTTGTTGCGTGCGCCCATCATGGCATTGATGGAATTGGTGCCGACGGTCCTGGCCGGAAAAGTCGCGCTCGACCGACTGGCGCAATTGGATGTGGCTCATTCTGCGAGCAGTGCGGAGGAGCCGTCGGTGACGCCATCGATCCGCACCCTGGCGCTGCGCAGCGTCTGCTTCGACTATGCGGCGGAACCAGGCGAGGCGGGCGTTCGCCTTGGCCCCATCGACTTGTCGTTAAGGTCGGGAAAAATCATCTTCATTACTGGCGGTAACGGCTCCGGCAAGACTACGTTGGCGAAACTGTTGTCAGGTTTGTACGCCCCGAGTGAGGGCAGTGTCTTGCTCGACGGTGTGGAGCTGAAGCCTGATGTGACGACCGTGTTGCGGCATTACGCCAGTGCAATCTTCAGCGATTTTTTCGTGCTTCCCTACGAAGGGCAGCGCAGTAACGTTGCCATAGATCTCGCGTCTTGGGAAAAGCGGCTTGGGCTGGATGACAAACTCTCGGCAGCGAGCGAGTGGCGCTCGGCGCCGCGTCTTTCTCAAGGTCAGCGCAAGCGCCTTGCATTGTTGAATCTTGTCGCACAGGACAAGCCTGTCTGTCTCTTTGACGAGTGGGCTGCGGATCAGGACAAGGATTATCGTGATCTATTCTATCGACAGCTTTTGAGAGAGCTGGCGGCAAAGGACAAAATCGTGATTGTAGTCTCGCACGACACCGACTATTTTTTTGTCGCTGATATTGTTATTCACATGAAGGACCTGAAGGTCACCCACATCGAGGAGAAGGATCAATGAGCTGGGACCATGAAGATACGGAGTTCAATGTTGTCGTGAATCACGAAGAGCAGTATTCGATCTGGCCTCTCTACAAGGAGATACCAGCAGGCTGGAGAACCGTCGGTGTCCAAGGGAAGAGGGCGGTGTGTCTCGATTACATCGAAAAGACCTGGACCGACATGCGTCCGCTCAGCCTGCGTAAGGCGATGGAGAACTCATCGAGCAGTTCCTCTTGAGTCGCGAACCCATGGACAGGTCGGGGATGATAGCGCTCGCGCCCTCTGTTTTTCGCGTTCAACCATCGAAGGTCACACCGACGAAATATTGCAGCTTCTTTGTCGTCCATCCCCAGGGCAATCTGATGCTGCCCTGTTTCGCCAAAGGTGCAAGTATCGAGGGGGACTTCGAGGCTATGGCGAATATGGGCGGGGTCAGCGCGCAACTGCTCGGCGATATGCATTTGAAGAGCAACCATTGCGATGTGCTGCATAAGCGTTTTGGTGCCTGGACGTACTGCAGTGAGCCTGAGCGGGATGATGTGGGTAAGAGTGTAGGGAGCGTGAAGGCATTTCCCTTTCACAGGCACCATCTGTTTCCACATGTCGAGGTGATTCCTACGCCTGGACACCGTCCCGGGGGGACTTGCTTCCTGGTTGAAATGGATGGCTTTCGTGCTTTGTTCGCGGGTGACAACGTCGGCTATGATGGGGCGAATTGGACGGCCTTTCCCTCTAAATCGGGCAAGGAGGCGTTGCGGCAATCACTGTCGGTACTTGCCGACTGCGAGTTCGATGTGCTGTATGCGATCACGCTTGCGGTAGAGCCTGTGTGTTCGATCAGCCTCCCAACCGCTGAAGCACGCCAGTGTTTTTTCAACGACGTGGCCGTCCAGGCCGGCCTCGTCTGACGTCCGTTCTTTATCATGCCTATCTTCCCCGAACTCAAGCAGGCATTTATCCAGCGGGTGGAGCAGAACTTCCGCCCGGGGCATCGTGGCGGCATTGTGCAGTTCATCGTAGGCGAGCAGCCCGAGGGACGATTCCATGCGACGTTGACCGATAACGTTCGTTTCTCGGACGGCACACACAGGGCGCCGGACGCCAGCATCGAGATGTCAGAGGATATGTTCCAGGGATTGGTAGAGCACCCGGAACAACCTCTGCGCTGTGGTGCCAAGATGTCCGGCGACCAGGCATTATTGTCACTGATCGCGTTGGCGGCGCATGGGGAGGGCGCGACTGGCCCGGCCCGGCTACGCACGATCGATTCCCGCGCACAGAACTGGCTGCGGCTG of Pseudomonas fluorescens contains these proteins:
- a CDS encoding phytanoyl-CoA dioxygenase family protein, which translates into the protein MRIANRLLHRIAECDYLYRNLLNRRATREFRDHRSVLCAEGQRVMQELNENGLALSSIDRFPGMQRLFDELRERAQYVEARSRKVVPAGSDQAKTYAFMSNVLGSYPHFDPNSIFARFACQSPILEIVNGYFGMFTQLRKYAVFRNAFSNHSENGKWHRDGACDAMVMRVFVYFEDVNERNGAMRYARGTHHRSLRGSRETIDSAQLEAMSVSCGGPCGTLVFADTRGYHRAEKFTEGGRWLYYGMFTSPGFGADYFRRQEHRQAQHGDPVSWALSSPQTLADNFRSVP